From one Cryptosporangium phraense genomic stretch:
- the araB gene encoding ribulokinase, with translation MTESIDVSGNTYVVGVDYGTLSGRALVVRVSDGAEVGTAVHPYRHAVIERSLPGDDKPLPPDWALQHPSDWVEVLQTAVPAAIADAGIDPASVVGIATDFTACTVLPTTADGTPLSEIHPDRPHAWPKLWKHHAAQPQADRINALAHERGEGWIHRYGGKISSEWEFAKGLQVLEEDPEIYAATARWIEAADWIIWQLTGVETRNQCTAGYKGIYQDGHWPSREYLAALNEDFADFVAKIEHPLSPLGGRAGGLTAQAAGWTGLPEGIAVAVGNVDAHVTAPAAKSIAPGQMVAIMGTSTCHVMNGARLAEVPGMCGVVDGGIVAGLYGYEAGQSGVGDIFAWYVDSLSDELTHEHLSELAAQQPVGGHGLIALDWHNGNRSVLVDHELSGVLIGTTLATRPEDIYRALVEATAFGTKVIIDAFEESGIPVDEFVVAGGLLKNRFLMQVYADVTNRPISVIGSEQGPALGSAIHAAVAAGAYPDVPAAADAMGRVERAVYTPDPQRAKAYEALYAEYRTLHDYFGRGENDVLHRLRRIRNEAHR, from the coding sequence ATGACCGAATCAATTGATGTTAGCGGTAACACCTACGTGGTCGGAGTGGACTACGGGACGCTGTCCGGCCGCGCGCTGGTGGTTCGCGTGTCGGACGGTGCCGAGGTCGGTACCGCGGTGCACCCGTACCGCCACGCGGTCATCGAGCGGTCGCTGCCCGGGGACGACAAGCCCTTACCGCCGGACTGGGCGCTCCAGCACCCGTCGGACTGGGTCGAGGTCCTGCAGACGGCGGTTCCCGCCGCCATCGCCGACGCCGGGATCGACCCGGCCTCCGTCGTCGGGATCGCGACCGACTTCACCGCCTGCACCGTCCTGCCGACGACGGCCGACGGAACGCCGCTCAGCGAGATCCATCCGGACCGCCCGCACGCCTGGCCCAAGCTCTGGAAGCACCACGCCGCCCAGCCCCAGGCCGACCGCATCAACGCGCTGGCCCACGAGCGCGGCGAGGGCTGGATCCACCGCTACGGCGGCAAGATCTCGTCCGAGTGGGAGTTCGCCAAGGGCCTCCAGGTCCTCGAGGAGGACCCCGAGATCTACGCGGCGACCGCGCGCTGGATCGAGGCCGCCGACTGGATCATCTGGCAGCTCACCGGCGTCGAGACGCGCAATCAATGCACGGCCGGCTACAAGGGCATCTACCAAGACGGCCACTGGCCGTCGCGCGAGTACCTGGCCGCCTTGAACGAGGACTTCGCCGACTTCGTCGCGAAGATCGAGCACCCGCTCTCCCCGCTCGGCGGCCGGGCCGGGGGCCTGACGGCGCAGGCGGCCGGCTGGACCGGCTTACCCGAGGGCATCGCGGTCGCGGTCGGCAACGTCGACGCCCACGTCACCGCGCCCGCGGCCAAGTCGATCGCCCCCGGTCAGATGGTCGCGATCATGGGCACCTCCACGTGCCACGTGATGAACGGCGCCAGGCTGGCCGAGGTGCCCGGCATGTGCGGGGTCGTCGACGGAGGCATCGTCGCCGGGCTGTACGGGTACGAGGCCGGCCAGTCCGGGGTCGGCGACATCTTCGCCTGGTACGTGGACTCGCTCTCCGACGAGCTGACCCACGAGCACCTGTCCGAGCTCGCCGCCCAGCAACCGGTCGGCGGCCACGGGCTGATCGCGCTGGACTGGCACAACGGCAACCGGAGCGTGCTGGTCGACCACGAGCTCTCCGGCGTCCTGATCGGCACCACGCTCGCGACCCGGCCCGAGGACATCTACCGGGCGCTGGTCGAGGCCACCGCGTTCGGCACCAAGGTGATCATCGACGCGTTCGAGGAGTCCGGCATCCCGGTCGACGAGTTCGTCGTCGCCGGTGGGCTGCTGAAGAACCGGTTCCTGATGCAGGTCTACGCCGACGTCACGAACCGGCCGATCTCTGTGATCGGCTCGGAGCAGGGTCCGGCGCTCGGCTCGGCGATCCACGCGGCGGTGGCCGCGGGGGCCTACCCCGACGTCCCGGCGGCAGCGGACGCGATGGGCCG
- a CDS encoding substrate-binding domain-containing protein yields MTVSRVLNDSTAVSPTTRARVQAAMTTLGYRPNTAARALATGRTRQLGVVSVNTTLYGPASMLVAIERAARDAGYAVSIASLREPDRRSLGEAFDHLNAQSVEGIVAITPRAAVAAAIKHAPRSVPLVAVEGGEGPMPTVAVDQYLGAVRATRHLLSLGHRRIAHIAGPDDWHEAEERERGWRDTLKQAGETPTTVFRGDWSPRAGYEAGLQLAAANEHTAVFVANDQMAIGVLRAFSEAGIDVPGEMSVVGFDDIPEAAYFAPPLTTLRQDFGEVGRRSLALLVEQVEGGPPSDERIVIPPDLVLRDSTGQVQRASVRSI; encoded by the coding sequence ATGACCGTTTCGCGGGTACTCAACGACAGCACGGCGGTCAGCCCCACGACCCGGGCCCGGGTCCAGGCGGCGATGACCACTCTCGGCTACCGTCCCAACACCGCGGCCCGGGCCCTGGCGACCGGCCGTACCCGGCAACTCGGGGTCGTGAGCGTCAACACGACGCTGTACGGGCCGGCCTCGATGCTGGTCGCGATCGAGCGGGCGGCCCGGGACGCCGGGTACGCGGTGAGCATCGCCAGCCTCCGCGAGCCCGACCGGCGGAGTCTCGGCGAAGCGTTCGACCACCTCAACGCGCAGTCGGTCGAGGGCATCGTCGCGATCACGCCCCGGGCGGCGGTGGCTGCGGCGATCAAGCACGCGCCGCGTAGCGTCCCGCTGGTGGCCGTCGAAGGCGGCGAGGGGCCGATGCCGACGGTCGCGGTCGACCAGTACCTCGGCGCGGTACGCGCCACGCGTCACCTGCTCTCCCTGGGCCACCGCCGGATCGCGCACATCGCCGGGCCGGACGACTGGCACGAGGCCGAGGAGCGGGAGCGGGGCTGGCGGGACACGCTGAAGCAGGCCGGCGAGACCCCGACGACGGTCTTCCGGGGCGACTGGAGCCCGCGCGCCGGGTACGAGGCCGGTCTCCAGCTGGCGGCCGCGAACGAGCACACGGCCGTGTTCGTGGCCAACGACCAGATGGCGATCGGGGTCTTACGCGCGTTCTCCGAGGCCGGGATCGACGTGCCGGGCGAGATGAGCGTGGTCGGGTTCGACGACATCCCGGAGGCGGCCTACTTCGCGCCGCCGCTGACCACGCTGCGTCAGGACTTCGGGGAGGTCGGCCGGCGGAGCCTTGCACTGCTGGTCGAGCAGGTGGAGGGCGGGCCGCCGTCGGACGAACGGATCGTGATCCCGCCCGATCTGGTACTGCGGGACAGCACCGGACAGGTGCAGAGAGCATCGGTCCGGAGCATCTAG
- a CDS encoding DUF559 domain-containing protein yields MHLAGVDPSRLAASLDPLPPDAPVVVTYRPDAGASQAALVSAILGLLEDSAVALFPDWLPEARGIDGAQGANIPAVRTLASRLAGRTLHYRSFLADLAVRALTGRPSTVSFPPESRAAGLVRVLEAAYDRADVVLLVELPHGLTAGHETALVSALEWLVHHGELGGVWLVGPPLTTVDWIQSRTVPSLSGAAIGGFEPPGGAVAPPLEIPPLTGRPHPQSTVEMRLERVLAGCPWAGERSWNATLSLDPLTAPMRVDLLWSAEHTVVEIDGQEHRRHRNFEADRARDVRLQTAGYAVLRFTNQHVLSDAHNVAHLIQRFLLTRRVR; encoded by the coding sequence GTGCATCTCGCGGGCGTCGATCCGTCCAGGCTCGCGGCGTCGCTGGACCCGCTTCCGCCCGACGCTCCGGTCGTCGTCACCTACCGGCCGGACGCCGGCGCCTCGCAGGCCGCACTCGTCTCCGCGATTCTCGGCCTTCTCGAGGATTCCGCGGTCGCGCTTTTTCCCGACTGGTTGCCGGAGGCTCGAGGGATCGATGGAGCCCAGGGCGCGAACATCCCGGCGGTCCGAACTCTGGCGTCCCGCCTCGCGGGCCGCACCCTGCACTACCGTTCCTTCCTCGCTGATCTGGCCGTGCGGGCCCTGACCGGCCGACCATCGACAGTGTCCTTCCCTCCGGAGTCCCGCGCCGCAGGACTGGTACGGGTGTTGGAGGCCGCTTACGACCGCGCCGACGTCGTTCTCCTCGTCGAGCTTCCCCACGGCCTCACCGCCGGGCACGAAACCGCGCTCGTGTCCGCCCTCGAGTGGCTCGTCCACCACGGCGAACTCGGCGGGGTCTGGCTCGTCGGCCCACCACTGACGACCGTCGACTGGATCCAGTCCCGAACCGTGCCCTCGTTGTCGGGCGCCGCGATCGGAGGATTCGAGCCGCCCGGCGGGGCCGTCGCTCCCCCGCTGGAGATCCCACCATTGACGGGGCGCCCGCATCCGCAGAGCACCGTCGAGATGCGTCTCGAGAGAGTCTTGGCCGGCTGTCCCTGGGCCGGCGAGCGGAGCTGGAATGCCACCCTCTCGCTCGACCCGCTGACCGCGCCGATGCGCGTCGACCTGCTGTGGTCCGCCGAGCACACGGTCGTCGAGATCGACGGACAGGAGCACCGGCGTCACCGCAACTTCGAGGCCGACCGCGCGCGGGACGTCCGACTCCAGACGGCTGGGTACGCGGTGCTCCGTTTCACCAACCAGCACGTCCTCAGCGACGCCCACAACGTCGCGCACCTGATTCAACGATTCCTGCTCACCCGACGCGTCCGCTGA